The Natrinema sp. HArc-T2 genome has a segment encoding these proteins:
- a CDS encoding DUF5815 family protein: MTPPRGPDSDGSDNLELPCGETVDPHEIDLGMREYRCACGDVHAVVTDVHPPSRFFPESLVAILQETIDTDDEFEEFGTPHLMGVVLEEFPEDIAVHDAADDGAVGYTLLWVADFDSRRLHEIVVELVVELMEHAISHADDDAAVTDFESQMLEFDVSEFVDQYRKQREFESEYDQPI; the protein is encoded by the coding sequence ATGACACCACCCCGCGGTCCAGATTCTGACGGCAGCGACAACCTCGAGTTGCCCTGCGGGGAGACCGTCGACCCCCACGAGATCGATCTGGGCATGCGCGAGTATCGTTGTGCCTGCGGTGACGTCCATGCCGTCGTAACCGACGTGCATCCGCCCTCGCGGTTTTTCCCGGAGTCGCTCGTGGCCATCTTACAGGAGACGATCGACACCGACGACGAGTTCGAGGAATTCGGCACCCCCCACCTGATGGGCGTCGTTTTGGAGGAGTTCCCCGAAGATATCGCGGTTCACGACGCAGCAGACGACGGGGCCGTTGGCTACACCCTGCTGTGGGTCGCCGACTTCGATTCGCGGCGGCTCCACGAGATCGTCGTCGAACTCGTCGTCGAACTCATGGAACACGCGATCAGCCACGCCGACGACGACGCTGCAGTCACCGACTTCGAGTCGCAGATGCTCGAGTTCGACGTCTCCGAGTTCGTCGATCAGTATCGAAAGCAGCGCGAGTTCGAGAGCGAGTACGACCAGCCGATCTGA
- a CDS encoding ATP-binding cassette domain-containing protein, whose protein sequence is MAAIELEGLTKRFGDVVAVDGLDLTVEEGEIFGFLGPNGAGKSTTIDILLDFIRPTGGTATVLGYDAQSEGLAVRRRIGVLPDAYHVYDRLTGRQHVEFAIEMKGVDEDPDALLERVRVADAADRKAGGYSKGMRQRLILAMALVGDPDLLVLDEPSTGLDPNGAREMREIIRAENDRGTTVFFSSHIMEQVEAVCDRVAIIDDGQLVAVDTIDGLRDATEVGETLYVYVSSLDDGVLERVRTLEGVGTVAIDDGRLRVTVDGVSKFAVLHAIDEVTAVQDFSVVESSLEDLFVRYTNDRPEIES, encoded by the coding sequence ATGGCGGCGATTGAACTCGAGGGACTGACCAAACGGTTCGGTGACGTTGTCGCTGTCGACGGGCTCGATCTCACCGTCGAAGAGGGAGAGATCTTTGGCTTTCTGGGACCGAACGGCGCGGGGAAGTCGACGACGATCGACATCCTGCTCGATTTTATCCGGCCGACCGGCGGGACTGCGACCGTCCTCGGCTATGACGCCCAGTCGGAGGGGCTGGCCGTCCGCCGCCGGATCGGCGTGCTTCCGGATGCCTACCACGTCTACGACCGACTGACTGGCCGCCAACACGTCGAGTTCGCCATCGAGATGAAAGGCGTCGACGAGGATCCCGACGCACTCTTAGAACGGGTCCGGGTCGCCGACGCCGCCGATCGGAAAGCCGGCGGTTACTCGAAGGGGATGCGCCAGCGGCTGATACTCGCCATGGCGCTGGTCGGCGACCCCGACCTGCTCGTCTTGGACGAGCCCTCGACCGGCCTCGATCCCAACGGGGCCCGCGAAATGCGCGAGATCATCCGCGCGGAGAACGACCGCGGCACCACCGTCTTCTTCTCGAGTCACATCATGGAGCAAGTCGAGGCGGTCTGCGATCGTGTTGCGATCATCGACGACGGCCAGCTCGTCGCCGTCGACACGATCGACGGGCTCCGCGATGCGACGGAGGTCGGCGAGACGCTGTACGTCTACGTGTCGTCACTCGACGACGGCGTCCTCGAGCGCGTTCGCACCCTCGAGGGCGTCGGAACGGTGGCGATCGATGACGGTCGCCTGCGAGTGACCGTCGACGGTGTCTCGAAATTTGCGGTCTTACACGCCATCGATGAGGTGACCGCCGTTCAGGACTTTTCCGTGGTCGAATCGTCGCTCGAGGACCTGTTCGTCCGCTATACGAACGACAGACCGGAGATCGAGTCATGA
- a CDS encoding ABC transporter ATP-binding protein, producing MRPADGPAIETDGLTKRYGETTAVSELTMTVDRGTVYGFLGPNGAGKTTTMRILTTLTRPTAGTARVAGHSITDRESVTPHIGYLPEEPPVYDELTGREQLEYAAGLRDIPETEASERIDALLERFDLRADAHKRIEDYSKGMRQKVGVIQAVLHEPDVAFLDEPTSGLDPRAARTMRETIADLADHEMTIFLSTHILSVVDELADEIGVLHNGTLVAEDDPERLKTRAETGDARSLEDAFLEITREPTDDGVPAHRSAE from the coding sequence ATGCGCCCTGCCGACGGCCCCGCCATCGAAACTGACGGACTGACGAAGCGCTACGGCGAGACGACCGCCGTCTCGGAGCTGACGATGACCGTCGACCGCGGCACTGTGTACGGGTTTCTCGGCCCCAACGGCGCGGGGAAGACGACCACGATGCGGATACTGACGACGCTGACGAGACCGACCGCGGGGACGGCCCGCGTCGCCGGCCACTCGATCACCGACCGCGAGTCCGTCACGCCACATATCGGCTACCTGCCCGAGGAGCCGCCGGTCTACGACGAACTCACCGGTCGCGAACAACTCGAGTACGCTGCCGGTCTCCGTGACATCCCCGAGACCGAGGCAAGCGAGCGCATCGACGCGTTGCTCGAGCGCTTCGACCTGCGCGCGGATGCCCACAAGCGCATCGAGGACTACTCGAAAGGGATGCGCCAGAAGGTCGGCGTCATCCAGGCAGTGTTGCACGAACCGGACGTGGCCTTTCTCGACGAACCGACCAGCGGGCTCGACCCCCGCGCGGCCCGGACGATGCGTGAGACGATCGCCGACCTCGCCGACCACGAGATGACGATCTTCCTCTCGACGCACATCCTCTCGGTCGTCGACGAACTGGCCGACGAGATCGGCGTCCTCCACAACGGGACACTCGTCGCCGAAGACGATCCCGAACGGCTCAAGACGCGCGCCGAAACCGGCGATGCTCGCAGTCTCGAGGACGCCTTCCTCGAGATTACCCGCGAGCCGACCGACGACGGCGTTCCAGCGCACCGATCCGCGGAATGA
- the carB gene encoding carbamoyl-phosphate synthase large subunit, with translation MSTDTAVDGETGDGRTILLIGSGPIQIGQAAEFDYSGAQACRALQEEGARVVLVNSNPATIMTDPEMADRVYIEPITTDAIAEIIRKENPDGVIAGLGGQTGLNVTAELAEEGVLEEHDVEIMGTPLDTIYATEDRDLFRQRMEKIGQPVPKSTTISLDEDEEVSELTEEDLEERVQDAVDEVGGLPVISRTTYTLGGSGSGVVHEFDELLRRVRKGLRLSRNSEVLITESISGWVEYEYEVMRDADDSCIIICNMENIDPMGIHTGESTVVTPSQIVPDEGHQEMRTAALDVIRELGIQGGCNIQFAWHDDGTPGGEYRVVEVNPRVSRSSALASKATGYPIARVTAKVALGKRLHEIENEITGETTAAFEPAIDYVVTKVPRWPKDKFDDVDFELTTAMKSTGEAMAIGRTFEESLLKALRSSEYEPDVDWDDVSDEELEEHYLERPSPDRPYAMFEAFDRGYTVDEVVDLTGIFEWYTERYANIADSTVAAQEGDFTEAAITGHTNASIAAAAGSDVETVETEVPGRTYKQVDTCAGEFKAETPYYYSSRKNEFEKGPLVGEAASGELEVDRDIESVIVVGGGPIRIGQGVEFDYCSVHAVRALRELGIDAYVVNNNPETVSTDYDTSDGLFFEPITAEEVADVAEATGADGVMVQFGGQTSVNIGEPLEDELERRGLDCEVMGTSVEAMDLAEDRDRFNLLMEEMGIAQPDGGTAFSKEEALELAHDIGYPVLVRPSYVLGGRAMDVVYNDDELETYIEEAVRVSPEKPILVDDFLEDAVELDVDAVSDGRNIIIGGIMEHVETAGVHSGDSACMIPPRSLDEDTLERVREVTEDIAEALKTKGLLNVQLAVRDGEVYVLEANPRSSRTVPFVSKATGVPIAKLAAKVMAGETLETLETDEQIPEHTSIKEVVLPFDRLPGSDPRLGPEMKSTGEVMGTASDFGTAFWKAQQAADNAVSEGTAVVDLDVDGFEQFFDVEEFDDVPAAIRENEVDFIVSRDRDSLEMAVEEEIPYLSTVASAEAYVEALESFDGDLEVAAVTDRPKDVAEWGSSE, from the coding sequence ATGAGTACGGACACCGCCGTAGACGGCGAGACGGGAGACGGACGCACGATCCTGTTGATCGGGAGCGGCCCGATCCAGATTGGGCAGGCAGCCGAGTTCGACTACTCCGGTGCACAGGCCTGCCGGGCGCTTCAGGAGGAGGGTGCTCGCGTCGTGCTCGTCAATTCGAACCCCGCGACGATCATGACTGACCCGGAAATGGCAGACCGGGTCTACATCGAACCGATCACGACCGACGCCATCGCGGAGATCATCCGCAAGGAGAACCCCGACGGCGTCATCGCCGGGCTGGGCGGCCAGACCGGGCTCAACGTCACCGCCGAGCTCGCCGAGGAAGGCGTCTTGGAGGAACACGACGTCGAGATCATGGGGACTCCCCTGGACACGATCTACGCGACGGAAGACCGCGACCTCTTCCGCCAGCGCATGGAGAAAATCGGCCAGCCAGTTCCCAAGTCGACCACCATCTCCCTCGACGAGGACGAGGAGGTTTCGGAGCTGACCGAGGAGGACCTCGAGGAGCGCGTTCAGGACGCCGTCGACGAGGTCGGCGGCCTGCCGGTCATTTCCCGCACCACGTACACGCTGGGCGGCTCCGGCTCGGGCGTCGTCCACGAGTTCGACGAACTCCTCCGCCGCGTCCGCAAGGGGCTGCGCCTCTCGCGCAACAGCGAGGTGCTCATCACCGAGTCGATCTCCGGCTGGGTCGAGTACGAGTACGAGGTCATGCGCGACGCCGACGACTCGTGTATCATCATCTGCAACATGGAGAACATCGACCCGATGGGCATCCACACCGGCGAGTCGACGGTCGTCACGCCGTCTCAGATCGTCCCCGACGAGGGTCACCAGGAGATGCGCACCGCGGCGCTCGATGTCATCCGTGAACTCGGCATTCAGGGTGGCTGTAACATTCAGTTCGCCTGGCACGACGACGGCACTCCGGGAGGAGAGTATAGGGTCGTCGAGGTCAACCCCCGCGTCTCGCGCTCGTCGGCGCTGGCCTCCAAGGCGACCGGGTATCCGATCGCCCGCGTGACCGCGAAGGTCGCACTTGGCAAGCGCCTCCACGAAATCGAAAACGAGATCACCGGCGAGACGACCGCGGCGTTCGAGCCCGCGATCGACTACGTCGTCACCAAGGTCCCACGCTGGCCCAAAGACAAGTTCGACGACGTCGACTTCGAGCTGACGACGGCGATGAAGTCGACCGGCGAGGCGATGGCCATCGGCCGCACCTTCGAGGAGAGCCTCCTCAAGGCGCTTCGCTCGAGCGAGTACGAACCCGACGTCGACTGGGACGACGTCAGCGACGAGGAACTCGAGGAACACTATCTCGAGCGTCCGTCGCCGGATCGTCCGTACGCGATGTTCGAGGCGTTCGACCGCGGCTACACGGTCGACGAGGTCGTCGACCTGACCGGGATTTTCGAGTGGTACACCGAACGCTACGCGAACATCGCCGACTCGACGGTCGCCGCCCAGGAAGGCGACTTCACCGAAGCCGCGATCACCGGCCACACCAACGCCAGCATCGCCGCGGCAGCCGGCTCGGATGTCGAAACCGTCGAGACCGAAGTCCCCGGCCGCACCTACAAGCAGGTCGACACCTGTGCGGGTGAGTTCAAAGCCGAGACGCCGTACTACTACTCCTCGCGCAAAAACGAGTTCGAGAAGGGCCCGCTCGTGGGTGAGGCAGCCTCGGGCGAACTCGAGGTCGACCGCGACATCGAGAGCGTGATCGTCGTCGGCGGTGGCCCGATCCGCATCGGACAGGGTGTCGAGTTCGACTACTGTTCGGTCCACGCGGTTCGCGCACTGCGCGAACTCGGCATCGACGCCTACGTCGTCAACAACAACCCCGAGACCGTTTCGACGGACTACGACACCTCCGACGGCCTGTTCTTCGAGCCAATTACCGCAGAGGAGGTCGCCGATGTAGCCGAAGCCACGGGCGCCGACGGCGTGATGGTCCAGTTCGGCGGCCAGACGTCGGTCAACATCGGCGAACCGCTCGAGGATGAACTGGAGCGCCGCGGCCTCGACTGTGAGGTCATGGGGACCTCGGTCGAAGCGATGGACCTCGCCGAGGACCGCGACCGCTTCAACCTCCTGATGGAGGAGATGGGCATCGCCCAGCCCGACGGTGGCACCGCCTTCTCGAAGGAAGAGGCCCTCGAGCTGGCCCACGACATTGGCTACCCCGTCCTCGTCCGCCCCTCCTACGTGCTGGGTGGCCGCGCGATGGATGTCGTCTACAACGACGACGAACTCGAGACCTACATCGAGGAAGCCGTCCGCGTCAGCCCCGAGAAACCGATCCTCGTCGACGACTTCCTCGAGGACGCGGTCGAACTCGACGTGGACGCGGTCTCGGACGGTCGCAACATCATCATCGGCGGCATCATGGAACACGTCGAGACCGCCGGCGTCCACTCCGGCGACTCCGCGTGTATGATCCCGCCGCGCTCGCTCGATGAGGACACCTTAGAGCGCGTCCGCGAGGTCACCGAGGACATCGCCGAAGCGCTCAAAACGAAGGGGCTGCTGAACGTTCAGCTGGCCGTTCGCGACGGCGAGGTCTACGTCTTGGAGGCCAACCCGCGTTCCTCGCGTACCGTCCCGTTCGTCTCGAAGGCGACCGGCGTCCCGATCGCCAAACTCGCCGCGAAGGTCATGGCCGGCGAGACCCTCGAGACACTCGAGACGGACGAGCAGATCCCCGAGCACACCTCGATCAAGGAGGTCGTCCTGCCGTTCGACCGCCTGCCGGGCTCGGACCCGCGTCTCGGCCCGGAGATGAAGTCCACCGGCGAGGTCATGGGTACAGCGAGCGACTTCGGCACGGCCTTCTGGAAGGCCCAGCAGGCCGCCGACAACGCCGTCAGCGAAGGCACCGCCGTGGTCGATCTCGACGTTGACGGGTTCGAACAGTTCTTCGACGTCGAGGAGTTCGACGACGTGCCAGCGGCGATTCGCGAGAACGAGGTCGACTTCATCGTCAGCCGCGACCGCGACTCGCTGGAGATGGCCGTCGAAGAGGAGATTCCCTACCTGTCGACGGTGGCGAGTGCCGAGGCCTACGTCGAAGCCCTCGAGAGCTTCGACGGCGACCTTGAGGTCGCTGCCGTAACCGACCGTCCGAAGGACGTCGCCGAGTGGGGCAGCTCGGAGTAA
- a CDS encoding ABC transporter permease subunit: protein MTWATVAKKDFRDAVQSRALWALVAVFVTLSVVSTYAYVEAPALLGSATEATFGGLLFFTIGLVGLFVPLSAIVVCYKSLAGERELGSIKLLLSLPTTRGQVFAGKVVGRAAVLAFGLGAGLVVGLGVGAALLGDLEAVALVVFVLVTLAFVAVYATIVVGISATTRSTSRATTLALGFFVVFELLWDVIPMGVLYVLEGFTIPSAMPDWLYPLLQLSPSAAYFSSVVALLPDLADTANAEPAQSGAGAQAAADAADPFYTNPEIGIAILLLWLLVPLAVGYYRFDASDL, encoded by the coding sequence ATGACCTGGGCTACCGTCGCGAAGAAGGATTTCCGTGACGCCGTCCAGTCGCGGGCACTGTGGGCACTCGTCGCCGTCTTCGTGACCCTCTCGGTCGTCTCCACGTACGCGTACGTCGAGGCTCCCGCGCTGTTGGGATCGGCGACGGAGGCGACCTTCGGCGGCCTACTCTTCTTCACGATCGGGCTCGTCGGGCTGTTCGTCCCGCTGTCGGCGATCGTCGTCTGCTACAAATCCCTCGCGGGCGAGCGCGAACTCGGGAGCATCAAGCTGTTGCTCTCCCTGCCGACCACGCGCGGACAGGTCTTCGCGGGCAAGGTCGTCGGGCGGGCCGCCGTCCTCGCCTTTGGCCTCGGCGCCGGGCTCGTCGTCGGCCTCGGCGTCGGTGCCGCGTTGCTCGGCGATCTCGAGGCCGTCGCGCTCGTCGTCTTCGTCCTCGTCACGCTGGCGTTCGTGGCTGTCTACGCGACGATCGTCGTCGGTATCTCGGCAACGACGAGATCGACATCGCGCGCGACGACGCTCGCGCTCGGTTTCTTCGTCGTCTTCGAACTGCTCTGGGACGTGATTCCGATGGGGGTCCTCTACGTCCTCGAGGGGTTTACGATCCCGTCGGCGATGCCCGACTGGCTGTACCCTCTGTTGCAGTTGTCGCCCTCCGCGGCGTATTTCTCGTCGGTCGTCGCGCTGTTGCCCGACCTTGCGGACACGGCGAACGCCGAACCGGCCCAGTCAGGAGCCGGTGCGCAGGCGGCAGCCGACGCGGCTGACCCCTTCTATACGAATCCCGAGATCGGCATCGCCATCTTACTCCTGTGGCTGCTCGTGCCACTGGCTGTCGGTTACTACCGATTCGACGCGTCCGATCTTTGA
- the folP gene encoding dihydropteroate synthase, translating to MEYYEAADFLFDLRRFRPKPGTESTARLLSHLEHPHADVDFVQIAGSNGKGSTARMLERTLREAGYSVGLYTSPHLEDLRERVRVDGRKIPRSAVCEYVGAIREYVTEQAADGESPTFFEAMTAMALWQFGREDVDIAVLEVGIGGKYDATSVVDPVASAVTSVTREHTGILGDTEAEIAHDKAHVAPDDAPLVTGVTGEPLETVRDVAGDVVTVGTDTEADTQPDICVTYEGRANHIEATVSIDGDDWDLETRIPLLGEHQAVNAGIATVLARQFADVSASALARGLRSAHWPGRFEVIDTEPLTVLDGAHNPGACERLGETLATYDYDDLHVVFGAMHEKEHRAMAAALPTPESVVTTEPTLDRAEDPAVLAEAFADAGVDTVRSEPAVHDALARALEAADGDDCVLVTGSLFVVAEARSRWTRTDVPKRVRDLADARDALEGANVATDDIERLDGDAVHRVVRTTLRDRQATVLKEELLRVGGECALSNIDRDDEAVDAVLMGTLTQFEALVEALESRSRPHGVADVARELRDTLALEAGADAEGRPTPAVGHTAGRSRSASRSGGEAIESDTPWDDRTAVMGILNVTPDSFHDGGQYDALEDAVARAEAMVDAGVDVIDIGGESTRPGSDPVSVDEELDRVLPVIEEIADLDAMLSVDTRRAAVADATLEAGADIINDVSGLEDPEMRFVAADHDARLVVMHSIDAPVVPDRDVEYDDVVADVLDHLSERVLLAEKAGLDREQIIVDPGIGFGKSTAENFELLDRIDEFHALGCPILFGHSHKTMFEHIGREPGDRLEATVAATALAADRGADIVRIHDVAENVAAVRTALAARDPARFEWES from the coding sequence ATGGAGTATTACGAGGCGGCGGATTTCTTATTCGATCTCCGGCGGTTCCGCCCGAAGCCGGGAACCGAGTCGACGGCCCGGTTGCTGTCTCACCTCGAGCACCCCCATGCCGACGTCGATTTCGTACAGATCGCCGGCTCCAACGGGAAAGGGAGCACGGCCCGCATGCTCGAGCGAACCCTGCGGGAGGCCGGCTACTCCGTCGGGCTCTACACCTCGCCACATCTCGAGGATCTCCGCGAGCGGGTCCGCGTCGACGGTCGAAAGATCCCTCGCTCGGCCGTCTGCGAGTACGTTGGCGCGATCCGCGAGTACGTCACTGAGCAGGCCGCCGACGGCGAGTCCCCGACCTTCTTCGAGGCGATGACTGCGATGGCGCTGTGGCAGTTCGGTCGCGAGGACGTCGATATTGCCGTCCTCGAGGTCGGTATCGGCGGTAAGTACGACGCGACGAGCGTCGTTGACCCCGTCGCCAGTGCGGTCACGAGCGTCACCCGAGAGCACACGGGCATCCTCGGCGACACCGAAGCGGAGATCGCTCACGACAAGGCCCACGTCGCGCCCGATGATGCACCGCTGGTCACGGGCGTAACCGGCGAGCCACTCGAGACGGTTCGTGACGTTGCCGGCGACGTGGTGACCGTCGGGACGGACACGGAAGCCGACACACAGCCCGACATCTGCGTCACCTACGAAGGGCGGGCAAACCATATCGAAGCGACCGTCTCGATCGACGGCGACGACTGGGACCTCGAGACACGGATCCCGCTGCTGGGCGAACATCAGGCGGTCAACGCCGGAATCGCCACAGTTCTCGCTCGGCAGTTTGCCGACGTCTCAGCGTCAGCCCTCGCCCGCGGGCTGCGAAGCGCTCACTGGCCGGGCCGGTTCGAAGTGATCGACACCGAGCCGCTGACCGTCCTCGATGGCGCACACAACCCCGGTGCCTGCGAGCGCCTCGGCGAGACGCTCGCGACCTACGACTACGACGACCTCCACGTCGTCTTCGGCGCGATGCACGAGAAAGAACACCGTGCGATGGCCGCCGCGTTGCCGACGCCCGAGAGCGTCGTGACGACCGAGCCGACGCTCGACCGCGCCGAGGATCCTGCCGTCCTCGCCGAGGCGTTCGCCGACGCTGGTGTCGACACGGTCCGTTCCGAACCCGCCGTTCACGATGCGCTTGCACGCGCGCTCGAGGCAGCCGACGGCGACGACTGCGTGCTCGTCACCGGCTCGCTGTTCGTCGTCGCCGAGGCGCGTTCGCGCTGGACCCGAACTGACGTTCCAAAGCGCGTCCGCGACCTCGCCGATGCCCGCGACGCACTCGAGGGAGCAAACGTCGCCACGGACGACATCGAGCGGCTGGACGGCGACGCCGTCCACCGGGTCGTCAGGACGACACTGCGGGACCGACAGGCGACCGTCCTGAAAGAAGAGTTGCTCCGAGTGGGCGGCGAGTGTGCCTTATCGAATATCGACCGCGACGACGAGGCCGTCGACGCCGTGTTGATGGGCACGCTCACTCAGTTCGAGGCGCTCGTCGAGGCCCTCGAGAGCCGATCGCGCCCCCACGGAGTAGCCGATGTCGCACGGGAACTGCGGGATACCCTCGCACTCGAGGCCGGAGCCGACGCCGAGGGTCGACCGACGCCGGCGGTTGGCCACACCGCGGGACGGTCCCGGTCGGCGTCCCGCTCTGGGGGCGAGGCGATCGAATCAGACACCCCCTGGGATGATCGGACAGCCGTCATGGGCATCCTGAACGTCACGCCCGATAGCTTCCACGACGGCGGCCAGTACGACGCACTCGAGGACGCCGTGGCCCGCGCCGAGGCGATGGTCGACGCCGGCGTCGACGTGATCGATATCGGTGGCGAGTCCACCCGACCGGGCTCCGATCCCGTCTCGGTCGACGAAGAACTGGATCGGGTCCTCCCAGTGATCGAGGAAATCGCCGATCTCGACGCCATGCTCTCGGTCGATACCCGCCGGGCCGCCGTCGCCGACGCGACTCTCGAAGCTGGCGCGGACATCATCAACGACGTCTCGGGGCTCGAGGACCCAGAGATGCGCTTTGTCGCCGCCGACCACGACGCGAGGCTGGTCGTGATGCACAGCATCGACGCGCCGGTCGTCCCCGACCGCGACGTCGAGTACGACGACGTGGTTGCGGACGTCCTCGATCACCTCTCCGAACGCGTGTTACTGGCCGAGAAAGCGGGCCTCGACCGCGAGCAGATCATCGTCGACCCCGGGATCGGCTTCGGTAAGTCCACAGCGGAGAACTTCGAACTCCTCGATCGAATCGACGAGTTCCACGCACTCGGCTGCCCCATCCTGTTCGGCCACTCCCACAAGACGATGTTCGAACACATCGGTCGCGAGCCCGGCGACCGGCTCGAGGCGACCGTCGCCGCGACGGCCCTCGCTGCCGACCGCGGGGCCGACATCGTGCGTATCCACGACGTCGCGGAGAACGTCGCCGCGGTTCGGACGGCGCTTGCAGCGCGCGATCCGGCGCGTTTCGAGTGGGAGTCATAA